The following proteins come from a genomic window of Miscanthus floridulus cultivar M001 chromosome 2, ASM1932011v1, whole genome shotgun sequence:
- the LOC136540872 gene encoding dof zinc finger protein DOF3.6-like isoform X1, whose translation MVFPSPSEPVYLDPHPPNWNNQQQGQQPRASGGADAPLLPVGPAAATAAAPEPSGLPRSSSAASAAVAADSRPNSMAERARLARMPQSEPALKCPRCESTNTKFCYYNNYSLSQPRHFCKTCRRYWTRGGSLRNVPVGGGCRRNKRSSKSSSAAAGSSSSSKTSSSGTLLGGPSATPSTTPGATGAIITPGLSSFSHHLPFLGSMHPPGPNLGLAFSTGLPLLGMQNLDTVDQFPVASGGGTTIGASLEQWRVQQQQRQFPFMTGGILDLPQPPTYQLGLETNRGGSGSAAAVFTLGQPTTTSATTARQEGSSKNMEDSKGQDMSLQRQYMAALRQGSGAHGVWDGNAGGSGSDGGGTGSGGGSSWPMNIIRGFHSSSTSGGNGGGGSL comes from the exons ATGGTGTTCCCTTCACCTTCAGAGCCGGTCTACCTAGATCCACATCCACCAAATTGGAATAACCAG CAGCAAGGTCAGCAGCCAAGGGCGAGCGGGGGAGCCGATGCACCGCTGCTGCCCGTGGGTCCGGCGGCTGCCACAGCCGCGGCTCCGGAGCCCAGTGGCTTGCCGAGAAGCTCATCGGCGGCCAGTGCCGCCGTGGCTGCGGACTCGAGGCCCAACTCGATGGCGGAGCGCGCGCGGCTGGCGCGGATGCCGCAGTCGGAGCCGGCGCTCAAGTGCCCGCGCTGCGAGTCCACCAACACCAAGTTCTGCTACTACAACAACTACTCCCTCTCCCAGCCCCGCCACTTCTGCAAGACCTGCCGCCGCTACTGGACGCGCGGCGGATCCCTCCGCAACGTCCCCGTCGGCGGAGGCTGCCGTCGCAACAAGCGTTCGTCCaagtcctcctccgccgccgccgggtcTTCCTCCTCTTCGAAGACGTCATCCTCGGGTACTCTGCTCGGTGGTCCATCAGCTACGCCGTCCACTACTCCGGGCGCTACCGGTGCGATCATCACTCCGGGTCTCAGCTCTTTCTCTCACCACTTGCCGTTCTTGGGCTCGATGCACCCGCCGGGGCCCAACCTAGGGCTTGCCTTCTCCACCGGACTGCCGCTGCTCGGCATGCAGAACCTGGACACGGTGGATCAGTTTCCGGTGGCAAGCGGTGGAGGCACCACCATCGGTGCATCTCTGGAGCAGTGGAgagtgcagcagcagcagcggcagttCCCGTTCATGACTGGGGGAATACTGGACCTTCCACAACCGCCGACGTACCAACTGGGTTTGGAAACTAACCGAGGAGGCAGCGGCTCAGCTGCGGCAGTGTTCACTTTAGGGCAGCCCACGACGACCAGTGCTACCACGGCAAGGCAGGAAGGGTCGTCAAAGAATATGGAGGACAGTAAAGGACAAGACATGAGCTTACAGAGGCAGTACATGGCGGCTCTACGCCAGGGATCAGGAGCACACGGTGTCTGGGATGGGAATGCTGGTGGCAGCGGGAGCGACGGTGGTGGCACTGGCAGTGGCGGCGGTTCAAGTTGGCCGATGAACATTATTCGTGGATTCCATTCTTCGTCCACCAGTGGTGgcaatggcggcggtggctcGTTGTAG
- the LOC136540872 gene encoding dof zinc finger protein DOF3.6-like isoform X2, translating into MVFPSPSEPVYLDPHPPNWNNQQGQQPRASGGADAPLLPVGPAAATAAAPEPSGLPRSSSAASAAVAADSRPNSMAERARLARMPQSEPALKCPRCESTNTKFCYYNNYSLSQPRHFCKTCRRYWTRGGSLRNVPVGGGCRRNKRSSKSSSAAAGSSSSSKTSSSGTLLGGPSATPSTTPGATGAIITPGLSSFSHHLPFLGSMHPPGPNLGLAFSTGLPLLGMQNLDTVDQFPVASGGGTTIGASLEQWRVQQQQRQFPFMTGGILDLPQPPTYQLGLETNRGGSGSAAAVFTLGQPTTTSATTARQEGSSKNMEDSKGQDMSLQRQYMAALRQGSGAHGVWDGNAGGSGSDGGGTGSGGGSSWPMNIIRGFHSSSTSGGNGGGGSL; encoded by the exons ATGGTGTTCCCTTCACCTTCAGAGCCGGTCTACCTAGATCCACATCCACCAAATTGGAATAACCAG CAAGGTCAGCAGCCAAGGGCGAGCGGGGGAGCCGATGCACCGCTGCTGCCCGTGGGTCCGGCGGCTGCCACAGCCGCGGCTCCGGAGCCCAGTGGCTTGCCGAGAAGCTCATCGGCGGCCAGTGCCGCCGTGGCTGCGGACTCGAGGCCCAACTCGATGGCGGAGCGCGCGCGGCTGGCGCGGATGCCGCAGTCGGAGCCGGCGCTCAAGTGCCCGCGCTGCGAGTCCACCAACACCAAGTTCTGCTACTACAACAACTACTCCCTCTCCCAGCCCCGCCACTTCTGCAAGACCTGCCGCCGCTACTGGACGCGCGGCGGATCCCTCCGCAACGTCCCCGTCGGCGGAGGCTGCCGTCGCAACAAGCGTTCGTCCaagtcctcctccgccgccgccgggtcTTCCTCCTCTTCGAAGACGTCATCCTCGGGTACTCTGCTCGGTGGTCCATCAGCTACGCCGTCCACTACTCCGGGCGCTACCGGTGCGATCATCACTCCGGGTCTCAGCTCTTTCTCTCACCACTTGCCGTTCTTGGGCTCGATGCACCCGCCGGGGCCCAACCTAGGGCTTGCCTTCTCCACCGGACTGCCGCTGCTCGGCATGCAGAACCTGGACACGGTGGATCAGTTTCCGGTGGCAAGCGGTGGAGGCACCACCATCGGTGCATCTCTGGAGCAGTGGAgagtgcagcagcagcagcggcagttCCCGTTCATGACTGGGGGAATACTGGACCTTCCACAACCGCCGACGTACCAACTGGGTTTGGAAACTAACCGAGGAGGCAGCGGCTCAGCTGCGGCAGTGTTCACTTTAGGGCAGCCCACGACGACCAGTGCTACCACGGCAAGGCAGGAAGGGTCGTCAAAGAATATGGAGGACAGTAAAGGACAAGACATGAGCTTACAGAGGCAGTACATGGCGGCTCTACGCCAGGGATCAGGAGCACACGGTGTCTGGGATGGGAATGCTGGTGGCAGCGGGAGCGACGGTGGTGGCACTGGCAGTGGCGGCGGTTCAAGTTGGCCGATGAACATTATTCGTGGATTCCATTCTTCGTCCACCAGTGGTGgcaatggcggcggtggctcGTTGTAG